In the Necator americanus strain Aroian chromosome X, whole genome shotgun sequence genome, TAAAGctacacttatttttttatcttgaaTGTTTGCCAGAATTGACACCCTAGCTATTATATCACATTATCACATTCCGGATCCCAACAACAACTTTTAGTAAGTGTGACTAATTTAATGAATGGATTTAACTACTTATGTAAGCTTCCTTCCTCTATCCTCTCtggattttctcttcttcttttttgtcagTCTGTTTTGTGTGAATACAACAGCGTACATGAAGACCACATTCTTTGGGCgtattaataaataagtaaacaaacaaagaaacgaataaataagtaattcaGATGAGATAAGTGGACGAATAAATgaacaagcaaataaataaatgtgcagttgaataaacaaaaagtagATTTACTACTATATAAACCGCAAAATTGTGCGTCCGAAGCGAATTCCAACGGACGCCTGAAGATCCAAAGGACCCGAATTTGGGCAGTTAAGCCAACCTATTGGCCAAGTCTGTCGTTTCGAGTTAGAATGTACGATAGAAATCCACAAGCAACATTTgagtgaaaaaaggagaatgttCAAAACAGCTGTAGTGAGCGATGAGGGGGAGCGAGGCGAGGTAAGCAGGGCGGTGAACATTGTCATAGACAACGATTgggcttcttcttttctatccAACAGAATTGAGCAGAACTTGGTTCCTATGGACAATCGACGACGCTCGCTGATCTCAGATATGCAAAGTCTGTAGACGATATCTTCTCACAacaattgatttaatttttttttttttgcgttttcccCCCAAACCTATCACTTACGGTTGGCGGAGTGCTACAAAACCTGCACGGATATTTGACTGCAGATAACCGTATGTGATAGAAAGTGTCTTCAGGCAATAATCGACATTATTAGTTCATCAATCATCAACCCTTACATATCCCAGCAGACTCTAAAGACTGCGCAATTTCTGAAGTACTCTATAGACTAGAGATTATCTAAAGAAAAACACTCATTAGGCTTGACGTTTGAGTACTTTCCAAGCACACTTTTTAAGCATTAGTACCtctgtttgaaaaacaaatttaatagTACAAGAGGTTGTCGAAGATGGCAGCACACATAGATCACATTTTAACACACgcataaaaagaaattcaaaccCACACATAAATTTTTATCTTGGCGTACTAACCAACTTATAAATTATAAGTGCTGTAGAACCAAACTATAAGTAAGAATTGTGTAATCGAGTTAAAATAAGGTGAGTTTTGTTTTGCATTCGCTAATGGAAGTGTCATGAACTGCAAAGTCAAGCGTGATGGAGGGAGTATTTATACAGATGAGGATAAAACTTAGAACTGaacttaaaaaattgaaaaactcaATAGTACATAATTTCCAACAACTCATacataaaaatagtaatatttgGCGCCCAAAAACACTCATCTGTATCACCTGCTCCTGCTGTTCGTCGATCTGCTCGAGTGGAGACCAGTAGTACTTCCATTAGCCCCAACCGCGTGGAATGTTTGCCCAATGGCTCCCCTTCTCGGAAGGAACTCGTAGGGAATCATACCTTCTTTGAAGAACATTGTCTGACCAATGCGCAGTGGGTCTTTCTGCACTGCGTTTGATAACACGTGGTATCTAGTCACGTTCCtcgaaaagcgtcttagaaggaagttacgtcgtcaactgcaacaagaccgcgataacgagtacACGtcgagagcgaaggagtttgaaaaggcgagGAAAGACAAGAACCcacggaaagcctatgctttattAAAGAAGTATggcggcaagatgaaaagatattctccagtcctcaacactgccagtggaaaggctgtcggtgaagcaacccttccaatttggagagTCAAGAGTTCGAGttacttcaagaccttgctgaaccggcaagcgccgtcagctcctgaactcgagcacgttcacaGGCCGACATATgtggttaacgaggaaccaccgaccgagtcggctTTTCTGGCCTGCAtccaaaacatgaaaaatgaaaaatttggtggagacgacgggattagcgcagaaatgctgaaacatcttcctccgtctgggattcgtgagatgacaaagatcatctgttcaatatggatagacgaaaggatacctgacttgTGGAAATGATGACACGCTATCATCATTTCCCTCCACAAAAAGTCATCCGTcgcggaccctaggaattatcgaggaatctcctCGCTGCGCGTTATGTACAaagttttggagcggattctACTGGACCGACTGATTAagcatcgcgaagaaaaaacgcgcgacgagcaagctggctttcgccctggccgatctacgattgaccaggggTTCATCGTTATGAGAGTGATCGAAAGCTGAGAGCGGTACTGGAAGCCGCTGCAATTAGCCTTTCTGGAcgttgaagccgctttcgactctcctcatcgaggccgtcttctcaacgcgctccgcgccgatgaggtatcaggaaagttcgttcgcttgcttgatgacatgaatcaacaaacaactgcaacagttcgaacaccagccggatgtacaacagcTTTTGAGTGGTAACTGgggtaagacaaggggcagtggcaggacccttcctgttcaacttcgccatcgacgacatcatGTGAAGAACAGTccatcagtgtcctgccgacatcgtcTTAGTACCATCacggtgccccttgactgatttcgagtacgccgacgatgttgtcatattcgcagaaagcagtacgaaacttcaacatgttgtcatccttgtatcgaagttttctgcagcctatggactacgtctacgccctgataaatgcaagcagatgtggatctctccGATACCTCGAacaggaatcagggtggacggacaaccgatagaacccgtcgatgagttctgttacctgggctgtatgctgaagaataacggcagctacgagaagaTATTCAgtaaagatgcgctaaggccgtttccgcattcaactccttaacaaaatgcctgtggtcgagcCCTATCACCAGCGAAGTCAAGCTTCGAGTCTACCTATTCGCAactcgccccatcatgatgtacggatcggagattTGAAGCAGCACCGTCTACGGTGGTGAGGAGGCTTAActgcacggaaaggaagctgcttgGACGGtcacttggctacttttggcatagggtatgccacaatgaagatctttacgcagaattTGATCTGGTATATACTGGCGGATGACacatggaagatatcaacatcttgcaccgccatcgaaagtggctacagaaaatcgtcttcacttctttggtcatataatAAGGAGACGAGGAGATCGCCTTGTACAGCGAGTTTTGAGGAGTCTGTcggattcaagctggaagaggtcACCTGGCCGAAAGCGGAAGTTCTGAgttgaggtggtgaaagacgACCTAATGatactcggcgtggataggcagctcaggcgagacgtaaggtttcgcagaatatggaatagcggcaaatggattgattctgtgcaagctctcgcaggagatcgagaaggttgggcagagctgtgttcaagggcGACACAcatcggcgaagatgcgagtAATCGCGTCAGACGATGACGACAGCTCGCCGATGAAGCCAAGTAAGTAACCCTCAATGGAGTGACTTCCCCTTCCGACGTAAAGAGAAAGGCTTCTGGGATTGCAATTTTCCATGGATGGTCGCGGTCCAGTCGCCATACTGAACACGAAAACCTCTCTCCCTTCTCATTCCATTGGACCCCGATGCAGAGTTCTacaggcgttcttctggggTCAATTTTGgtgttgaaatcgccaattatgaccttgtagaaggtttGATTTCCTTGTaaaacttctccaggtccatatgaGAGCTTCGATTACTTCtacttcgtagcttgatgtttgagcgtaagcgacgaagagtCAATGTTGATTGTTgatccacatcttctcatttgtaaacgtccgattcgggtcgtcgGTTGTTTGAGTCTATGTTCATTGCCATACTCCTGTTGACGTAGACATCGACTCCAGAAACTCCACTACTGTCACACGTTCCTGAAAACTGTTCTTCTCTAGAGTCATACACTGCAGTGGAAGGCCatgtctcgtctcggtcagtccgatgacgtcgtgcTTAgtcttcctggcttgcatcatcagctCTTCAACAGGTCTTCCACAAATCACACACAAATATTCTATTCAAAATGCTCTTCTCGCGAAGTTATTAACGCTGCTCTAAACCTAACGAAGAAATTTCGATGTAGGGAAGGATCCATCCGTAGAGGTCTGACGTCGCGTCCTGATCAACCTGCAATTTGATTGCCGCTCACCGGTCTTCATATCGACCGACGTCTGAGACAGGAGAGTCAAGTGTGCAGGGTAATGAGACACCTGCTtaggacgtctttgattctagACCAAGCCGACACGTGCACGACTCGATATGGAGACTATCTCAGACTTTGTTCGTGGAatgcgagaacagtgtccacagacgctgagcTAAAtacccttctcggagctgcagagcgtatcaaattctACGTGTAATTTAATGTGCAGAGACGTGAGATCGagagcagaaggagcgacgtacaaCAGATGAATTACAGTACAGTCGTCGTCATTTCGTGGGGAAAAGGTTTCATCGGGAAATTTAGGTagtgttggttttgttttgcacccatctgtcgtccatatTACCGATTATCATGAGATCCAATCACcacgtctggccattcttcgcctccgccctctccGCGTTTTATGAGGAGTTGGAGGAAGTAACCCGCAACGAGAAGtgcttctacaaattcgttgttggagacttcaacgcaaaattaGGAAAgactacagaagaggaatacaggatcggaTGATTTGGACAAGggaaccggaatgaaaatggcaattgCCTCGCTGCGCGGTTAGCCGCCGCACGCCCCTTTCATGggaattccttttttatgAGGAAagtcatcgtcggtggacatgggaatcgcccaatggcgcgactcgtgcggatatcaaccacatactcaccaaccggaggtggtgtctacttgacgtctcggtggtaccatccttttgtatggttctgatcactgtctccttcgtgcgaaaatatgATAAGGCAGCAcgatggaagaaaaacatttgctaccggcaacgaaggagaaaggAAATTGTCTACGACGATACTGCACTACTTGCGTACTTGAGTACTCTTCATCCTGAGGAAGGGCACATCGAGGATCTAAAAGTGGACCACCATCTGCAGCTTAGAGGAATCCGaacctgtgctgaacgtgcctcgaagccgcgtgTGACAAACTTTGATCagatttcgaagaccaccacgACCacggaattgttggaaagaaggactttgaggtTTGATACGAACGCATCGCACATTGaacggttagtagcaaacaatAGCTGTAGGAAAGATATGCTGGAGGGTCTTTTGAGACACAggtagaagaagattctggaaacagcacaaagaagaataaCCCTAAAAGAGTGCTGAAGGAACttctgcgaatataatatCCCGCTAACAACCTTGCTGAGCAAAGACGAGATTCGCAGCTCTTCTCTTCGTAAGATGGAAATCATTCCGGAGAGGTTGTACTAGAACTTTTTCCAATCGTCTCCTGTTTCAAGCCAGATCATCTGCTGGTGAAGTGCCAACACAAATTCTCCTTTAGGAAATAAGAGTAGCGATCAAGAGCATGTAATCTGGCACAACCCGCAGACTTGATTTTAtctcagcagactttcttcgggctggtgagCATCCGTTTTTTGTAATTCCAGCAGCGCACATAACGTCCCATCTTCAGAAGGAAAGGATCACAGACTAGTGGAAGACTTCGCGAACCGTTGTTATCCATGAGAAAAGTGACTGAGAAGACCTTTGAAACTATTGTCTGATATTCTTGCTGAGTGtattatacaaagtattcatgAAAATCATCCTCACGCACATATCCAGGACTCTGGATGAAGCCCAAACTCAAGAACGAGCGGGATTTCatcaagggttcagctgcatGGACCACACCCAGACCGTTTCGATGGTCATAGAAgcttgccgggaataccgtcAGTCCCTTATCCTAACTACAAGAAATCCTTCGACAGCGCGTAATACTGGTAGCGCTAggcgatcaaggtgtggacgcgtcatATAtaaggacattagccaattgctacgatcgatgcaccactacgatacagcttttccacaaaaatctcGAAGCATTCGGACATCTGCGGCTGACTAGATATGGATTGATAATGATTTGACCTGACTTTATCTCGGCGAGCTGACATCATCGTCTAACGCGAGCCGAGATAAAGTCAGGTCAAATCCATaggtatgtgtatgtgtaggtgtatgtgtgcgtgcgtgtagTTTgcctgtgtgtcacgaaaatactccataatgatacAAAACTCTTCACCACTGAAgtgtcgaaccatcgccatgcacctgcaAGGCGAGCagtctaccttttcaccactGTAGTACAAAGCTCTGACTATCACGCATGTGGGCTTTGAtgaggcaagttagtttctctcatatgtgagcgagggtaaataaacttttatgtatACTGTACATGAATgtttacttccaaatttgcaaaacagtGTAAGCGATTAGTCCTTCGATTATAGAGACAAGttgaaagatttctttcaaattttattaacTAAACTAACATTAACTAAACATTTTTAAGTCATTAATTAAGTCCGCACAACCGcagtttttttaagaaaaagtgaatggaTGTACAGAACTGTTCGACTAATCAGTAAGCTTCAGAACATCTAGGCATTACAGGACACTTCCAGAACAGCACCTGGATCGACACTACTGTGGAAACACAAGAGAAGcaggaaaatgtggaaaaggtGCAGTAGATTGGAATATTTATTACTGCGTTATCATCTAACCATTATCTATTTCCTAGACATTACTTTTTCGGACGAATTTATCCCAGGTTTTACTGATGCTACCCATTTAGAAGTATTAATTATGGCTTTAATTCCAAAGAATgaattccaaaagaaatgaggttCCAAAGAAATACGACAATGTTAGAGAAATCAATTCAAACATGGCGAGAAAACAAGGATCGAATGCGAaagttttttaaacatttgaCCTTAGCATCACCTGAACAGAAAGGTCTGGAATTGATCGCATCCATAAGATCAACTCTGGATAAATGAGGAAGCGGACGGCATGCTCATTTTTGGGTTTTACCATTTTAAAACTGCTCAGATTACTGCACGTGCAGGAAACAttcacattcttcttttttttttgggtccTGTTAAATTGAGTTTCTAaacattataataataatgtaatcatcatgctatataataacgcgcttactccgtgtgtgtgtgtctgcgTGCCATGAAAATACCctataatgatgcaaaactctgcaccggtgaTGTGCCAAACCATAGCCAAGGAGcagataggcgagcactctaccagTGGACCTTTGCCCAAAGTTACGCTTTCATGTATGTTGGCCTTGATAAGGCTTGTTCctgtcatatgttagtgagggtaaataaacttttatgtgaatgtatacttccagatTTGAAAACTATTacgctatataataacgggcttattatGTCACGTGTCTGTGCCTGTGTACGtttgtgtctcagtcaagaaattccaaaaagagaggaagacggataccatggcgtcaGTTTGGAGCGCTGGaggtaaaattgggtgggacgggtcTTACGGGGTCGGAAttgtgcgccggtgccagaaaccTATAAAGCGAAGAGAGATGGGTTCTACTgagtcggattggtgcgcgggagccccaacgcggtagaatgggttccTACCGCGTTGGGGTCCCTTCGCACAtatatttcccagcatgtctccctgatgctgctaacatcctttttctcaaaaggaggaaacagGTGAGAAAAGAGGCTgctttaatataatataaagtagTTAACAGTTtccgcgatctgacgtagaactttatttttatcaccacaatagtgatattcacgtcatttcatgttagcacatcactctttgctaatagttgagaacggagaaaactaatacttcgaataaggtttccaaattgtgaagatgtgagagaaacatagacgtaaaatcaagtttgattgtactccaaatatagaactgacccgtttagggaaaaaccacaaaatctttcatctatgcttaaattttcgaggaaaaaaaatgaagaaggcgttggttaaaaaaacaattctaatttcacaagaaaatgccgctactgttatttcttattaatcAGTGagggcgagcgaagcgaacaccaaaaatcctgaagtccggctggtaatctaataataataataataataataataataataataataataatagtaataatagtagtaataatagtagtaataatagtagtaataatagtagtaataatagtagtaataatagtagtaataatagtagtaataatagtagtaataatagtagtaataatagtagtaataatagtagtaataatagtagtaataatagtagtaataatagaagtaataatagtagtaataatagtaataataataataataataataataatagtaataataataataataatagtaataataataataataataataataatgatagtagtagtagtagtagtagtagtagtagtagtagtagtagtacgATAATGAGAATGATAAAAACCATCGCAGATAGGTTTACTTGTCGCTCTTTACCAAAATTCTATATGGGTTCGCACCAGCGCTTTTTTCGCGAAAGATTCCctgctttcaaaaaagtagaaagagtCGTCTCAAGGTAATGCATGCAATGCATGCCCGCAAGGCGTTAGTCGCGCCTCGCCAGACGTTAAATGCTAGTTTTACTTAGCTGTATGCGCAAAGATAAATGcctaaaaaaacggaaaaagtaAGGAAACATAGCATAACATCGATCAGTAGAACATTTTTGGGAACATCTCTTGTATTTCCAGAGATGGATGGGTAGTTTCAAACTATTCCGAACAGGATAATAAACACTTCCACTCACATTTCTAATCGATATTTTCATTATGTTGTATGCTTTTTAAATAAGTTCAAATAGCTGGATTTTATCTAAAGTTTTGAAGAACTTCTATCACCAAGTACTccactttttccacttttttcatttcaaaaagcgCATCGTAAGAGGAGCAGGCGCGGCGAAGAAAGCGGAGAATGCGGGGTGGGCGGAGCGTCAGTGAGACGTAGCACTAGAGGAGCGGGCCAGGCTACTGTGGCGATTATGACGCTGTCAGTAATCCCGCAGTGCAGTTATCGACTCTCATTAGTATCCCTGATGCGgtatcatacgggtacctgtTGATCGTTTCCCGTAAAAAACCCCTGTAAAACTTAGAATTTGTTTCCATGAAGAACATAATTACCTGAACAGTAGTTGTGAAACCTGGATTTGCATTTAAGGGAAAATAATTGGGCACCTGCGCTATCTAGTTATTAGTCAAAGTCTATGTTGTTTGGAAGTGATGCAGACTCATGCCTAATCAGTATTAGAACCAATCCGAAGCATCAAATTCCTGCTGTTAATGAATCTTGCTGCGTATCGATGGACTTTAACTGCCACATATCTGCGTTTTGCTCCAGCCAGTGCAGTCTATTCAGCCAGTCATGGTTACTGACTTGTTGAGTTGTAAGACTACGAGTACCTTTATTCTTCTAAAGGATTAGCAACGAATATGGATAGGTTTTTAGTGGATTTTAACCCTCATGAAGCTACTTCACTAGCTGAGACAAAAGCAGAGTAAGGCAGAAAAGTTTCATTGACACGAGAGAACTGGACAGATTGCGCAGAAACTGCGAAGAGCAATCGACATCAAAGGGATGACTCATAAACAAGAGCTGGACTATCAATAAATATCGACTAAAGAAGAATCGATAGAGTGATCTAATTATTTGTATGGTATTTTATGAACGCTCATTCTAGGTAGCAAGTCTAGAATGTGATTTACtgatttctgttcttttctcgTATCATTTACCACAGTTATCTAGCAATGTTAAATATGAAGACGCTATAAGAGCTCATCAGCGAATGCTACATTTATTCTGTTACTTTCCTTTACATTAATTGATGCAATTTCTTTGTAATTCTGTTAGTTTGTCTCTTTATTGTCATGTTTTTGTATATAATGATAGATGTGGTTTAATTACCTTAGTTTAAAGTATAACTCCGCGGGCACTAGCAGGGCAAGTAAAGGCGAGCCTTACCATAAAACCTTTGCCACCGACCTTTCGCGTTAATGACGTTAAGCACATGTTCAAAGTGCTTGCAGATACCGTCACTCCGAAAGGGAGTCTTCTGAACCTAATGCGGACCAAAACGTCTCTGGTCAGGTAAGATTTACGTTTTTTCAGCCATAAAAACTTGCATAAATCCTTATTTGAAGTGGCAATGTGAATTCGAGTAAAGGCGGCTTTAAGGTGGCAAGTCAAAATAATCTTGTACCAATTTGATGCtaataaaatgacgtaaaccTTGTTAATAAATGACTATCCTTCATAGATCATGTACTTGACAACGactttccttttcgttttgAGAAAAGACCAAAAACTAGTcaaaatgctgtttttctgttttacatTCCAAACACGAATGTGCCACATGTAGTAATGCCTACAGCGCTAACCTTAGTATCACCAAACTGTATTCGGCTTCCTCATAGCTTTTGAAACCTTGCTGTATCATTCACGCTGTACATTATTTTGTTCGGATAATTTTCGAAGTGATTCTAAACGACGAATGGCTACGGCACTACAGCATAGTTATCCTCAAGTtcacaaatgttttcttttagtgGAAATGGAGCAGTTGTAATTCCTTGTTCAAACgaaatacttttaaaatattcttGACTGACAAATATCGTTTCCTTCGAGAAACTCAATTTCAATATGGTTGTCGCTTGCGAACCCATTTGTGATCATAGATTCTCAAAATAATGACTTCATTGAATAATGTACCAATCCTCATTTCCTTTACTGTACGAATTTAAACTTCTGACACACAATATGTCCACCTATTCCGGACACTGTGCATGTTTCAGTTGCTTGTTTAGGTAGGCCAAAATGCTCGCATTGTGTTGTTTGTGTCCGCACTGAATGCAGTCCGGCTTCTTTATAATCAAAGTTGCTACGGTTACATGAGCAGCATTTCTAGCATCTTTTCTGGCATCTATTATCTTCTCTAATTATATTACGTTGATTTTCGTCTATTACTGTTCTGCACACCATAGCTGGATGATGATCATTGTTGTGAAATATGCCCCACATATTATACAAAGTCCATAGCtgacatatagtagggtcacaacgacgtgaagcagggtgcagttgcgtaagcggttgcgctcgaagcggcacggtggagatGTCGATTGGAATCGATGTGAACCGCTTCGAGCGACGAGAGACTCGACCACACTTATTCACTTAAGTTTTCACATCATTGTTCATTTTGTTGACTCAGTAAGTCTTCGATGTAGTCATTAGCCACGATTTCTCCGCCGCAAGGTTCTCGACTGTTTGCAGCTCGAGCAATTGTCCAAGTATCACAACTGATTTAACGATgcccaaagaaaattttgctgatATGATCCCTTCTCAAAAGGTCACAGCACCATCGCACATCATATCCTGCCGATATCATTGAGTTGACCACAAGTTGGACTTGATCGAAAACTGCTGAGTAGCTATGTGCGGTATTGCTTGTTGACCTCATGCTAAGTGGTTTGCACAATTGAGACCCGTTCGTAGGTTTGTTGCTGTATTTCTCGTTCAGTGTTTTCATAATCCAGATGTAAATGTTATCAATTTTGTACCCTTTATGGCATCCTAGGGTTTGCCTCTCGCCTTCTCTGAGCAGCAGAATTCTTTCCATTCTATCTAGCCCCTTGCTTTATGTGGACTAGTTTCGAAAATCGCCCAGTTTCGGCAAACACCTCAGCATCtctgtaaaatttttattagagATGCTTGGAGAAGTTCGATCGACAGACGCTGATCATGAGATGAGGAATGAGATTTCATTCTAGAGAGTTTGAATTGGACGGATGTGTGCCTGAACAATCAGGCTCCTCATTATTATTTGGCTCTGAGTTATCAGCCCGTAAGTAGTCA is a window encoding:
- a CDS encoding hypothetical protein (NECATOR_CHRX.G22602.T1) gives rise to the protein MRSGSFCTAFDNTWYLVTFLEKRLRRKLRRQLQQDRDNEYTSRAKEFEKARKDKNPRKAYALLKKYGGKMKRYSPVLNTASGKAVGEATLPIWRVKSSSYFKTLLNRQAPSAPELEHVHRPTYVVNEEPPTESAFLACIQNMKNEKFGGDDGISAEMLKHLPPSGIREMTKIICSIWIDERIPDLWK
- a CDS encoding hypothetical protein (NECATOR_CHRX.G22603.T1), whose translation is MYKVLERILLDRLIKHREEKTRDEQAGFRPGRSTIDQGTVHQCPADIVLVPSRCPLTDFEYADDVVIFAESSTKLQHVVILVSKFSAAYGLRLRPDKCKQMWISPIPRTGIRVDGQPIEPVDEFCYLGCMLKNNGSYEKIFSKDALRPFPHSTP
- a CDS encoding hypothetical protein (NECATOR_CHRX.G22604.T1), which encodes MTHGRYQHLAPPSKVATENRLHFFGHIIRRRGDRLVQRVLRKYGIAANGLILCKLSQEIEKVGQSCVQGRHTSAKMRVIASDDDDSSPMKPNQADTCTTRYGDYLRLCSWNARTVSTDAELNTLLGAAERIKFYV
- a CDS encoding hypothetical protein (NECATOR_CHRX.G22605.T1); the protein is MVLITVSFVRKYDKAARWKKNICYRQRRRKEIVYDDTALLAYLSTLHPEEGHIEDLKVDHHLQLRGIRTCAERASKPRVTNFDQISKTTTTTELLERRTLRFDTNASHIERRKGSQTSGRLREPLLSMRKVTEKTFETIV
- a CDS encoding hypothetical protein (NECATOR_CHRX.G22606.T1), encoding MVFIILIIVLLLLLLLLLLLLLLSLLLLLLLLLLLLLLLLLLLLLLLLLLLLLLLLLLLLLLLLLLLLLLLLLLLLLLLLLLLLLLLLLLLLLLLLLLLLLLLLLLLLLLLLLLLLLLLLLLLLLLLLDYQPDFRIFGVRFARPH